CGCGAGCGCGAGCATCTGCAAGCCGCCGTCGATCAGGCCTATGAGGCGAAGCTGATCGGCAAGGACAACATCCACGGCTGGCCGTTCGATCTCTACGTGACGCACGGCGCGGGCGCCTACATCTGCGGCGAAGAGACGGCACTTCTCGAAAGCCTTGAAGGCAAGAAGGGCCAGCCGCGCCTGAAGCCGCCGTTCCCCGCGAATGTCGGCCTCTATGGTTGCCCCACCACGGTGAACAACGTCGAGTCGATCGCGGTCGCGCCGGACATCCTGCGCCGTGGTGCTGCGTGGTTCGCGGCCATCGGCCGTCCGAACAATGTCGGCACCAAGCTGTTCGGCATTTCCGGCCACGTCAACACGCCCTGCGTGGTGGAAGACGCGCTCGGCATCACCTTCAAGGAACTGATCGAGAAGCACGGCGGCGGCATTCGCGGCGGCTGGGACAATCTGCTCGCGGTCATTCCCGGTGGCGCATCTTGTCCGCTGATTCCGGCGGCGGATTGCGAAGACCTCATCATGGACTTTGACGGCACCCGCGCGGTGAAGTCGAGTCTCGGCACCGCAGGCGCCATCGTGATGGACAAGTCCACCGATGTCGTCGCGGCGATCGCGCGCATTTCCTACTTCTTCAAGCACGAGAGCTGCGGCCAGTGCACGCCGTGCCGCGAGGGCACCGGCTGGATGTGGCGCGTGCTCACCCGCATGGTCGAGGGCCGCGCCCACAAGCGCGAGATCGACATGCTGCTCGAAGTCACCAAGCAGGTCGAAGGCCATACCATCTGCGCGCTCGGCGACGCGGCGGCGTGGCCGATCCAGGGCCTGATCCGTGCCTTCCGGCCGGAGATCGAACGGCGCATCGACGACTTCACGCGCAAATCTACACTCGACGATCAGGGCATCCTCGACCCCGATCACATGGTCGCGGCGGAGTGAATGCGATGACCAAGATCCTCGTCGACGGAAAAGAGATCGATGTCCCGGCCGAATACACGCTGTTGCAGGCGTGCGAGGCGGCGGGCGCCGAGATTCCACGCTTCTGCTATCACGAGCGGCTGTCCATCGCGGGCAACTGCCGCATGTGCCTTGTCGAGGTCGCTGGCTCGCCGAAGCCGGTCGCGAGTTGCGCCTGGGGCGTGCGCGATTGCCGTCCGGGCCCGAACGGCGAACTGCCATCGGTGAAGACCAAGTCGCCAATGGTGAAGAAGGCACGCGAAGGCGTGATGGAATTCCTGCTCATCAACCATCCGCTCGATTGCCCGATCTGCGATCAGGGCGGCGAGTGCGATTTGCAGGATCAGGCGATGGGCTACGGCGTCGATACCAGCCGTTTCGCCGAGAACAAGCGCGCGGTCGAGGACAAGTATCTCGGCGTGTTGGTGAAGACGGTGATGACCCGTTGCATCCAGTGCACGCGCTGCGTCCGCTTCGCCAACGAAGTCTGCGGCGTGCCGGAGATGGGCCTGATCGGCCGTGGCGAGGATGTCGAGATCACCACCTATCTCGAAAGCGCGCTGACCTCCGAGTTGCAGGGCAACCTCGTGGACATCTGCCCGGTGGGCGCGCTGACCTCGAAGCCTTATGCGTTCGCTGCGCGTCCGTGGGAATTGGGCAAGACGCAATCCGTCGACGTGATGGATGCGGTCGGCTCCGCGATCCGCGTCGATACCCGTGGCCGCGAAGTGATGCGCATTCTGCCGCGCGTCAACGAGGCGGTGAACGAGGAATGGATTTCCGACAAGACCCGTCACATCGTCGATGGCCTGCGCACCCAGCGTCTCGACCGTCCGTATGTGCGCGAGAACGGCAAGCTGCGCGCGGCTTCGTGGAGCGAGGCGTTTGCCGCCATCGCCGCGAAGAAGGCGACAGGTAAGCGCATCGGCGCCATCGCGGGCGATCTTGCCGCCGTGGAGGAGATGTTCGCGCTGAAGGACCTGCTGTCGCGGCTCGGCTCAAGCAACATCGCCGCGCAGAATGTCGCGAGCTTCGATCCGAAGTTCGGCCGCGCATCCTACATCTTTAATCCGACCATCGCGGGCATCGAGCAGGCCGACGCGCTGCTCATCATCGGCGCCAATCCGCGCAAGGAAGCGACGATCGTCAACGCGCGCATCCGCAAGCGCTGGCGCACCGGCCAGATGAAGGTCGGCGTGATCGGCGAGAAAGTCGATCTCACCTATAAATACGAACATCTCGGCGCGGGCCCCGAGACGGTGGCGGACATCGTTGCGGGCAAGCATTCGTTCGCAGACGTGCTGAAGGGCGCGAAGAATCCGATCGTGCTGGTTGGCGCGGGTGCCTTCGGCCGCAAGGACGGCGCGGCGCTGCTCGCGCAGGCGGCGGCGTTGGCTTCCGGCATTGCCGCCGTCAAGGACGGCTGGAATGGCTTCGGCGTGCTGCACACGGCGGCGTCATCGGTCGGCGCGCTCGATCTCGGCTTCGTGCCGGGCGAGGGCGGACTTGATGCCGAAAAGATGCTCGCACCCGGCGCACTGGACATGCTGTTCCTGCTCGGCGCGGACGAGGTTGAGGTGCCTGCGGGCGCATTCGTTGTCTATATCGGCACCCATGGCGACCGTGGCGCGCACCGCGCCGATGTGATCCTGCCGGGCGCGGCCTACACCGAAAAGAGCGGCATCTACGTCAACACCGAGGGCCGCGTGCAGATGGCCAACCGCGCGGGCTTCCCGCCGGGCGAGGCCCGCGAGGACTGGGCCGTGCTGCGCGCGTTGTCGGAGACGCTTGGGCAACGGCTGCCTTACGACTCCTTGCAGCAGTTGCGGCAGGCGATGTTCAAGGCGCTGCCGCATCTGATGCGCCTCGACCAGATCGAGGCGTCGGATGGAGCGTCCGCGCTGAAGGCGCTGGCGGGGCGGGGCGGCAACGCCGACAAGGCTGCCTTCAAGAGCCCGGTCGCGGACTTCTACCTGACCAATCCGATCGCCCGCGCATCGGCGGTGATGGCCGAATGTTCGCGTCTTGCCTCCGGGCAAATCCTGAGCGCAGCGGAGTGATGAACTGATGTCCGAATTCTTCGCAAGCTCTGTCTGGACGGACTTCCTCTGGCCGCTGATCATCATGCTGGCGGAGAGCGTGCTGCTGCTCGTCGTGCTGCTGGTCGCGATCGCTTACATCCTTCTTGCCGACCGCAAGATCTGGGCGGCGGTGCAGATCCGCCGCGGCCCGAACGTGGTCGGCCCGTGGGGCCTGTTTCAATCCTTCGCCGACTTGCTGAAGTTCGTGCTGAAGGAGCCGACGATTCCGGACGGCGCCAACAAGGGCATCTTCCTGCTCGCGCCGCTCGTCTCCTGCGTGCTGGCGCTCGCGGCTTGGGCGGTGATCCCGGTCAACCTGAACTGGGTGATCGCCGACATCAATGTCGGTATCCTCTACATCCTCGCGATCTCCTCGCTGTCGGTCTACGGCATCATCATGGCGGGCTGGTCGTCGAACTCGAAATATCCGTTCATGGCGGCGCTACGCTCGGCGGCGCAGATGGTGTCCTACGAGGTCTCGATCGGCTTCGTCATCATCACCGTGCTGTTGTGCGTCGGCTCGCTGAACCTCACCGCCATCGTCGAGGCGCAGCACCATCGCGGCCTCGCCACCATGCTCGGCGTGCCGTGGCTCAGCTTCCTGAACTGGTACTGGCTGCCGCTGCTGCCGATGTTCGTCATCTTCTACGTCTCGGCGCTGGCGGAAACCAACCGTCCGCCGTTCGACCTCGTCGAAGCCGAATCCGAACTGGTCGCGGGCTTCATGACCGAATACGGCTCGACTCCGTACCTGCTGTTCATGCTTGGCGAGTACGTCGCGATCTGTACCATGTGTGCGATGGCCGCGATCCTGTTCATGGGGGGCTGGCTGCCGCCGGTCGATCTGCCGCCGTTCAACTGGGTGCCGGGCGTGATCTGGTTCTCGCTCAAGGCGTTCGCGTTCTTCTTCATGATCGCGATGGCGAAGGCGATCGTTCCGCGCTACCGCTACGATCAGTTGATGCGTCTCGGCTGGAAGGTATTCCTGCCGCTGTCGCTGGCGATGGTCGTGATCGTCGCGGGCGTCCTGCAATTCTTCCAGCTGGCGCCGAAGTGAGGGCATCATGGGAATAGCATCAGCCGTCAACTCGCTTCTGCTCAGGGAATTCGCGTCGGCCTTCGTGCTGACGATGCGCTACTTCTTCAAGCCGAAGCCGACCGTGAACTATCCGTTCGAGAAGAACCCGATCTCGCCGCGATTCCGTGGCGAACATGCGCTGCGCCGTTATCCGAACGGTGAGGAACGCTGCATCGCCTGCAAGCTGTGCGAGGCAATCTGCCCGGCGCAGGCCATCACCATCGAGGCGGGGCCGCGCCGCAATGACGGCACGCGCCGCACCGTGCGCTACGACATCGACATGGTGAAGTGCATCTATTGCGGTCTGTGCCAGGAAGCCTGCCCGGTGGATGCCATCGTCGAGGGGCCGAACTTCGAGTTCGCCACCGAAACGCGCGAAGAACTCTATTACGACAAGGCCCGGCTGCTCGCGAACGGCGACCGCTGGGAGCGCGAGATCGCCAAGAACATCGAACAAGACGCGCCGTACAGGTAACGCCTCATGATCCTTCCCGCGCTGTTCTTTTATCTCTTTGCCGGCGTTTGCGTCGCCTCGGCCGTGATGGTCGTGACCTCGCGTAACCCGGTGCATTCGGTGCTGTTCCTGATCCTGACCTTCGTCAACGCGGCGGGGCTGTTCGTGCTTTTGAACGCCGAGTTCCTCGCGATGATCCTGATCGTGGTCTATGTCGGCGCGGTCGCGGTGTTGTTCCTGTTCGTCATCATGATGCTCGATGTCGATTTCGCCGAACTGCGGCAGGGCTTCATCGAGTATCTGCCGGTCGGCATTCTGATCGGCGCGATCTTCCTCGCAGAACTGCTGCTGGTCGCGGGCGGCTGGGTGCTGAGCCCGAACGTCGCGCATTCGATCACCGCGCCGATCCCGGCGACCGTGACCAACACCGAGGCCATCGGTCTCGTGCTTTACACGCGCTACATCCATTACTTCCAGCTCGCCGGTCTCGTGCTGCTGGTGGCGATGATCGGCGCCATCGTGCTGACGCTGCGCCACAAGCCGAGCGTCAAGCGGCAGAACATCAGCGCCCAGAACGCGCGGGGCAAGGCGACCGCGATGGCGGTGCGTCAGGTGCCGTCAGGGCAGGGATTGCAGGACGCCGATGCCGGGGAGTGGGTGAAATGACGATCGGTCTCGGACATTATCTGGCTGTCGCGGCGATCCTGTTCACGCTCGGGATTCTCGGCATCTTTCTCAATCGCAAGAACGTCATCGTCATCCTGATGTCGGTCGAGTTGATCCTGTTGTCGGTCAACATCAATCTGGTGTCGTTCTCGAGCTTCCTCAACGACATCGTCGGTCAGGTATTCGCGCTGCTGGTTCTCACGGTGGCAGCGGCGGAAGCCGCGATCGGACTTGCGATCCTCGTCGTCTACTTCCGCAACCGCGGCTCCATCGCGGTCGAAGACATCAACCTGATGAAGGGCTGACCAGCATGATCCCGAAAAGTGGGCACCGGTTTTCGGACCAGATCATGGTCAGGGGAATGACGTTATGATTCAGGCGATTGTTTTCCTGCCGCTTCTCGGCGCGCTGATCGCGGGCGTCATCACGCTCATCGGCGCGCATGCGCGCTGCCCGAGCGGGGATGAGATGGACCATGCGCATGGGCACGATGACCATGCCCATAACCATGCCAATGGCGCGGCCCACGCGCACGATGCCCATCATGACGACCACGGCCACGACGACCATCATGGTCCGGTTGAGCCGGCGGCGGCTGGCTCGCGCCTCGCCGAAATCGTCACCACCGCTCTGTTGCTCACTTCGGCCGCGCTCGCCTGGGTGACGTTCGTCGATGTCGCGCTGATGCATCACGATCTGCGCATCGTGCTGACGAGCTGGATCGATTCAGGTTCTCTCAAGATCAACTGGGCGCTGCGCGTCGATACGCTGACGGCGGTGATGCTGGTTGTGGTCACGACCGTGTCCTCGCTCGTGCATCTGTATTCGATCGGCTACATGAACGAGGACCCGAACCGTCCGCGCTTCATGGCGTATCTGTCGCTGTTCACCTTCGCCATGCTGATGCTGGTGACGTCCGACAATTTGGTGCAGCTGTTCTTTGGCTGGGAAGGCGTCGGTCTCGCGAGCTATCTGCTGATCGGTTTCTGGTACAAGAAGCCCTCGGCGAATGCGGCGGCGATCAAGGCATTCGTCGTCAACCGCGTCGGCGATTTCGGCTTCGCGCTCGGCATCTTCGCGATCTTCGCGCTGGTCGGCTCGACCGATTTCGAGACGATCTTCGCGGGCGCGCCTGGCCTCGTGGGCAAGACCATTCACCTGTTCCATTGGGATGTCGATGCGCTGACGCTGACCTGCCTCTTGCTGTTCATGGGCGCGATGGGTAAGTCCGCGCAGTTCCTGCTGCACACATGGTTGCCGGACGCGATGGAAGGCCCGACGCCGGTCTCCGCGCTGATCCACGCCGCGACCATGGTGACCGCGGGCGTGTTCATGGTGGCGCGCCTGTCGCCGCTGTTCGAACTGGCGCCGCACGCCAAGGCATTCGTGATGCTGATCGGCGGCACCACGGCGCTCTTCGCCGCGACCATCGGCCTCGTGCAGAACGACATCAAGCGCGTGGTCGCGTATTCGACCTGTTCGCAGCTTGGCTACATGTTCGTGGCGATGGGGGCGGGGGCTTACTCCGTCGGCATCTTCCACCTGTTCACGCACGCCTTCTTCAAGGCGCTGCTGTTCTTAGGCTCGGGCTCGGTGATCCTCGCGATGCATCACGAGCAGGACATGCGCAACATGGGCGGGCTGTGGCGGAAGATTCCGTTCACCTACGCCACCATGGTGATCGGCACGCTGGCCCTCACCGGCTTTCCGCTGACGGCGGGTTACTTCTCGAAGGATGCGATCATCGAATCCGCTTTCGCGGCGAACAGCAATCCGTTCGCGTTCTACGGCTTCCTCTGCACCGTGGTCGCGGCGGGCCTGACTTCGTTCTACTCCTGGCGCCTGATTTTCATGACGTTCCACGGCAAGCCGCATGACGAGCATCATTTCGAGGCGGCGCATGAAAGCCCGCTGGTGATGCTGATTCCGCTCGCGGTGCTGGCGGTCGGCTCCTTCGCCGCCGGTTTCCCGTTCAAGGAACTGTTCGCGGGCCACGGCGTCGGCGAGTTCTTCGGCTCCGCGCTGAAGGTGGACGAGCATGTGATGGAGGCGATGCATCACATCCCGCACTGGATCGCGCTGCTGCCGACGGTGATGATGTTCGCGGGTCTTGCGATGGCTTATTTGTTCTACATCGCCAGGCCGTATCTGCCGGTCGAACTCGCGCACCAGCAGCCGCTGCTCTACAAGTTCCTGCTCAACAAATGGTACTTCGACGAGCTGTACGATTGGATCTTCGTGCGCCCGGCCAAGTGGCTCGGCACCACGCTGTGGAAGAAGGGCGACGGCATGCTGATCGACGGGCTCGGACCTGACGGCGTGTCCAAGCGGGTACTGGATGTGACGCGTGGCGTCGTCAAGCTACAGACCGGCTATCTCTATCACTACGCCTTCGCCATGCTGATCGGCGTGGCGGGGCTCATTACCTGGTTCATGTTCGGTCTCGGGGGCCAGCAATAATGACCACCTGGCCTGTTCTGTCCGTCACCACGTTCCTGCCGGTCGCCGGCGCGGTGCTGCTGTATCTGCTGGCGCGGGGCAACGATGCCATTGCCGCCCGCAACGCGCGCTGGATCGCGCTGTGGACCACGCTCATCACCTTCGCGGTGTCGCTGGTCCTGCTGCTGCATTTTGATTCTTCGCAACCGGGTTTTCAATTTGAGGAGCGCGCCCAGTGGCTGGGCGCGGCGATCAACTACCACATGGGCGTGGATGGCATTTCGCTGCCGTTCGTGATCCTGACCACGGCGCTGATGCCGTTCTGTATCATTGCGAGCTGGAAATCGATCCAGACGCGCGTGCGCGAATACATGATGGCGTTTCTGGTTCTGGAAACGCTGATGGTCGGCACCTTCTCCTCGCTGGACCTCGTGCTGTTCTATCTGTTCTTCGAAGGCGGCCTGATCCCGATGTTCCTGATCATCGGCGTCTGGGGCGGCCCGCGCCGCGTCTATGCGAGCTTCAAGTTCTTCCTCTATACGCTGCTCGGCTCGGTGCTGATGCTGCTCGCCATCATGGCGCTCTATGCGCAGGCGGGCACCACCGACATCCCGACGCTGATGACGACGAACCTGCCGCATCGCCTCCAGACCTGGGCGTGGCTGGCGTTCTTCGCGTCCTTCGCGGTGAAGATGCCGATGTGGCCGGTGCATACGTGGTTGCCGGATGCGCACGTCGAGGCGCCGACGGCAGGCTCCGTGGTGCTGGCGGCGATCCTTTTGAAGATGGGCGGTTACGGCTTCCTGCGCTTCTCGCTGCCGATGTTCCCGCTGGCCTCGCATGACTTCGCGCCGCTGGTGTGGACGCTGTCGGCGATTGCGATCATCTACACCTCGCTGGTCGCCCTGATGCAGGAGGACATGAAGAAGCTGATCGCTTATTCGTCCGTCGCGCATATGGGCTTCGTCACCATGGGCATCTTCGCCGGCACCATGCAGGGCGTCGCGGGCGGCGTGTTCCAGATGATCTCGCACGGTATCGTGTCCGGCGCGCTGTTCCTCTGCGTCGGCGTCATCTACGACCGCATGCACACCCGCGAGATCGCGGCCTATGGCGGCCTCGTCAACCGCATGCCGCTGTATGCCTTCACGTTCCTTCTGTTCACCATGGCCAATGTCGGCCTGCCGGGAACCTCCGGCTTCGTCGGTGAATTCCTGACGCTGCTCGGCACCTTCAAGGTTTCGGTCCCGACCGCGATCTTCGCCACCACGGGCGTGATCCTGTCGGCGGGTTATGCGCTGTGGCTGTACCGCAAGATCGTGTTCGGCGAACTCACCAAATCGTCGCTGGCCAGCATCAAGGACATGACCGGGCGCGAGATCGCGATCTTCGTGCCGTTCATCGTCCTCACCATTCTGTTCGGCGTTTATCCGAAGCCGGTGCTGGATATGTCGGCGGCATCGATCCATCAACTCGTCGAGAATTACGGCGCGGCGGTTCACGCCGTCAAAGCCGCGGCACTATTTTAAGAGCAGGACGCACGAATGAACGTCAACGTCGCAGATTATTCGCTGCTTCCGGTCCTGCCCGAGATTGTGCTCGCGCTGGGCGCGATGGCGCTGTTGATGCTGGGTGCCTATCGCGGCGAGCGCACGGTGCGCATTGTCACCATTCTGGCTGTTGTGCTGCTGGCCGTGGTTTTGGTGCTGGAATTGTGCCTGCCTGCCGGACGGCTGACCACCTTCGGCGGCAGCTTCGTGGTCGACGACTACGCGCGCTTCCTGAAAACCGTGATGCTGATCGCGTCCGCCGTGACGCTGGTGATCTCGCGCGGCTTCCTCGCCAATCAGGCGCGGATTTTCGAGTATTCGATCCTCGTTTTGCTCTCCAGCGTTGGCATGATGGTGCTGATCTCCGCAACCGACCTCATCACGCTTTACCTCGGCTACGAACTGATGAGCCTCGCGCTCTACGTCGTCGCGGCGAGCCACCGCGACAATCTGAAATCCACGGAAGCGGGCCTGAAGTACTTCGTCCTCGGCGCGCTGTCGTCGGGCATGATGCTGTACGGCGCCTCGCTGATCTATGGCTTCACCGGCACGGTGGAATTCGCGGGCATCGCCGCGGCGGCCAAGACCGGCAGCATCGGTGTGATCTTCGGCATCGTGTTCCTGCTGGTCGGCCTGTGTTTCAAGATCTCGATCGTGCCGTTCCACATGTGGACGCCGGACGTGTACGAGGGTGCGCCGACGCCGGTGACGGCGTTCTTCGCCTCCGCGCCGAAGGTCGCCGCGCTCGCGGTGCTGGTGCGCGTGCTGCTCACCGCATTCCCGAACGTGACGCACGACTGGCAGCAGATCGTCACCTTCGTTTCCATCGCCTCCATGGCGCTCGGCTCGTTCGCCGCGATCGGCCAGAAGAATATCAAGCGCCTGATGGCTTATTCCTCGATCGGCCATATGGGTTTCGCGCTGGTCGGCCTCGCGGCGGGCACGGCGCAGGGCGCGCAGGGCGTGCTGATCTATGTCGCGATCTATGTGGCGATGACCTTCGGCAGCTTCTCGTTCATCCTTTGCCTCAAGCGCAACGGCCAGCCGTTCGAGCAGATCAGCGATTTCGCGGGCCTGTCGCGGACCAATCCGTATCTCGCCTTCATGTTCGCGATGCTCTTGTTCTCGCTGGCGGGCATTCCGCCGCTCGCGGGCTTCTTTGCGAAATTCTACGTCTTCCTCGCGGCGATCCAGGCCGGGCTTTACCCGCTGGCCGTGATCGGCGTGCTGTGCAGCGTGGTGGGCGCGTTCTACTATCTCGCCATCATCAAGACGATGTACTTCGACGAGGCCAAGGGCGCGGTCGATCCGATGGCGGGCGAGCTGCGGACGGTTCTGACACTCGCTGGCATCTTCAACCTTCTCTACTTCGCCTATCCCGGTCCTCTGGTCAGCGCGGCCACGGCTGCGGCGAAGTCGCTGTTCTGATGGGCTTCGCGCTCGGACCCCGAGCACAATCAGCACAATACCGCCTTGTCAGCTTCGACACGCTCAATTCGACCAACGCCGAGGCGTTGACGCGCGTGCGCGCGGGTGAGCAGGGGCCGCTCTGGCTTGCGACCGCGCACCAGACGGCGGGGCACGGGCGGCGGCAGCGGGCATGGATTTCGCCGCCGGGCAACCTCGCATGCAGCGTCGTCGAGACGCTCACGACCGATCACGCGGGCGCGGCGACGCTGGGCTTTGCCGCCGGGCTGGCGCTGGAGACGGCCTTGCGGAAGGTCAGCAATGAGGCGGCTTCGTTCCGGCTCAAATGGCCGAACGATGTGCTGGCAGGCGGCAAGAAGCTCGCGGGCATCCTGATCGAGGCGGAAGCGACACCGGACGGCCTTGCGGCGGTTGTCGGCATGGGTGTCAATGTCGTCGCCGCGCCGGAGGGCACGCCGTATCCCGCGACCTCTCTGAATGCGCAGGGCATCGTCACCGATGCGGCGGCGTTGTTCGCAGCGCTGACGGATGCATGGGCCGAGTGGTTTGCGCTCTGGGATCATGGCCGGGGCTTTGAGACGATCCGCACGCAATGGCTGGTGCGCGCGGCGGGACTTGGCGCGGCGATTCAGGTGCGCCAAGGCGAACGGGTGATTGACGGTGTGTTCGAGACCATCGACGAGGCGGGGCGTCTTGTCGTGTCCCATGATGGCGGATCGACCAAGGTCGCGGCGGGCGACGTTTATTTCGGTGCGGCGATGTCCGCGGGAGCGGCGTAATGGCGCGTGCTGATGAATTGAGTTTTGTGCCGCTCGGTGGCATCGGCGAGATCGGCATGAACCTGTCGCTCTACGGCCTCGGCAAGGGCAGGCAGCGTTCATGGCTCGCGGTCGATCTCGGCGTGTCGTTCGGCAATGAGGAGCATCTGCCGGGCATCGACGTGGTGATGCCGGATATTCGTTTCATTGAATCCGAGAAGAAG
The nucleotide sequence above comes from [Pseudomonas] carboxydohydrogena. Encoded proteins:
- the nuoF gene encoding NADH-quinone oxidoreductase subunit NuoF is translated as MLDDKDRIFKNLYGLHDWGLEGARRRGAWDGTKAIIEKGRDWIVSEMKASGLRGRGGAGFPTGMKWSFMPKESTDGRPSYLVVNADESEPGTCKDREIMRHDPHLLVEGCLLASFAMGAHAAYIYIRGEFIREREHLQAAVDQAYEAKLIGKDNIHGWPFDLYVTHGAGAYICGEETALLESLEGKKGQPRLKPPFPANVGLYGCPTTVNNVESIAVAPDILRRGAAWFAAIGRPNNVGTKLFGISGHVNTPCVVEDALGITFKELIEKHGGGIRGGWDNLLAVIPGGASCPLIPAADCEDLIMDFDGTRAVKSSLGTAGAIVMDKSTDVVAAIARISYFFKHESCGQCTPCREGTGWMWRVLTRMVEGRAHKREIDMLLEVTKQVEGHTICALGDAAAWPIQGLIRAFRPEIERRIDDFTRKSTLDDQGILDPDHMVAAE
- the nuoG gene encoding NADH-quinone oxidoreductase subunit NuoG, translating into MTKILVDGKEIDVPAEYTLLQACEAAGAEIPRFCYHERLSIAGNCRMCLVEVAGSPKPVASCAWGVRDCRPGPNGELPSVKTKSPMVKKAREGVMEFLLINHPLDCPICDQGGECDLQDQAMGYGVDTSRFAENKRAVEDKYLGVLVKTVMTRCIQCTRCVRFANEVCGVPEMGLIGRGEDVEITTYLESALTSELQGNLVDICPVGALTSKPYAFAARPWELGKTQSVDVMDAVGSAIRVDTRGREVMRILPRVNEAVNEEWISDKTRHIVDGLRTQRLDRPYVRENGKLRAASWSEAFAAIAAKKATGKRIGAIAGDLAAVEEMFALKDLLSRLGSSNIAAQNVASFDPKFGRASYIFNPTIAGIEQADALLIIGANPRKEATIVNARIRKRWRTGQMKVGVIGEKVDLTYKYEHLGAGPETVADIVAGKHSFADVLKGAKNPIVLVGAGAFGRKDGAALLAQAAALASGIAAVKDGWNGFGVLHTAASSVGALDLGFVPGEGGLDAEKMLAPGALDMLFLLGADEVEVPAGAFVVYIGTHGDRGAHRADVILPGAAYTEKSGIYVNTEGRVQMANRAGFPPGEAREDWAVLRALSETLGQRLPYDSLQQLRQAMFKALPHLMRLDQIEASDGASALKALAGRGGNADKAAFKSPVADFYLTNPIARASAVMAECSRLASGQILSAAE
- the nuoH gene encoding NADH-quinone oxidoreductase subunit NuoH, with product MSEFFASSVWTDFLWPLIIMLAESVLLLVVLLVAIAYILLADRKIWAAVQIRRGPNVVGPWGLFQSFADLLKFVLKEPTIPDGANKGIFLLAPLVSCVLALAAWAVIPVNLNWVIADINVGILYILAISSLSVYGIIMAGWSSNSKYPFMAALRSAAQMVSYEVSIGFVIITVLLCVGSLNLTAIVEAQHHRGLATMLGVPWLSFLNWYWLPLLPMFVIFYVSALAETNRPPFDLVEAESELVAGFMTEYGSTPYLLFMLGEYVAICTMCAMAAILFMGGWLPPVDLPPFNWVPGVIWFSLKAFAFFFMIAMAKAIVPRYRYDQLMRLGWKVFLPLSLAMVVIVAGVLQFFQLAPK
- the nuoI gene encoding NADH-quinone oxidoreductase subunit NuoI, encoding MGIASAVNSLLLREFASAFVLTMRYFFKPKPTVNYPFEKNPISPRFRGEHALRRYPNGEERCIACKLCEAICPAQAITIEAGPRRNDGTRRTVRYDIDMVKCIYCGLCQEACPVDAIVEGPNFEFATETREELYYDKARLLANGDRWEREIAKNIEQDAPYR
- a CDS encoding NADH-quinone oxidoreductase subunit J; the encoded protein is MILPALFFYLFAGVCVASAVMVVTSRNPVHSVLFLILTFVNAAGLFVLLNAEFLAMILIVVYVGAVAVLFLFVIMMLDVDFAELRQGFIEYLPVGILIGAIFLAELLLVAGGWVLSPNVAHSITAPIPATVTNTEAIGLVLYTRYIHYFQLAGLVLLVAMIGAIVLTLRHKPSVKRQNISAQNARGKATAMAVRQVPSGQGLQDADAGEWVK
- the nuoK gene encoding NADH-quinone oxidoreductase subunit NuoK, producing MTIGLGHYLAVAAILFTLGILGIFLNRKNVIVILMSVELILLSVNINLVSFSSFLNDIVGQVFALLVLTVAAAEAAIGLAILVVYFRNRGSIAVEDINLMKG
- the nuoL gene encoding NADH-quinone oxidoreductase subunit L, coding for MIQAIVFLPLLGALIAGVITLIGAHARCPSGDEMDHAHGHDDHAHNHANGAAHAHDAHHDDHGHDDHHGPVEPAAAGSRLAEIVTTALLLTSAALAWVTFVDVALMHHDLRIVLTSWIDSGSLKINWALRVDTLTAVMLVVVTTVSSLVHLYSIGYMNEDPNRPRFMAYLSLFTFAMLMLVTSDNLVQLFFGWEGVGLASYLLIGFWYKKPSANAAAIKAFVVNRVGDFGFALGIFAIFALVGSTDFETIFAGAPGLVGKTIHLFHWDVDALTLTCLLLFMGAMGKSAQFLLHTWLPDAMEGPTPVSALIHAATMVTAGVFMVARLSPLFELAPHAKAFVMLIGGTTALFAATIGLVQNDIKRVVAYSTCSQLGYMFVAMGAGAYSVGIFHLFTHAFFKALLFLGSGSVILAMHHEQDMRNMGGLWRKIPFTYATMVIGTLALTGFPLTAGYFSKDAIIESAFAANSNPFAFYGFLCTVVAAGLTSFYSWRLIFMTFHGKPHDEHHFEAAHESPLVMLIPLAVLAVGSFAAGFPFKELFAGHGVGEFFGSALKVDEHVMEAMHHIPHWIALLPTVMMFAGLAMAYLFYIARPYLPVELAHQQPLLYKFLLNKWYFDELYDWIFVRPAKWLGTTLWKKGDGMLIDGLGPDGVSKRVLDVTRGVVKLQTGYLYHYAFAMLIGVAGLITWFMFGLGGQQ
- a CDS encoding NADH-quinone oxidoreductase subunit M; protein product: MTTWPVLSVTTFLPVAGAVLLYLLARGNDAIAARNARWIALWTTLITFAVSLVLLLHFDSSQPGFQFEERAQWLGAAINYHMGVDGISLPFVILTTALMPFCIIASWKSIQTRVREYMMAFLVLETLMVGTFSSLDLVLFYLFFEGGLIPMFLIIGVWGGPRRVYASFKFFLYTLLGSVLMLLAIMALYAQAGTTDIPTLMTTNLPHRLQTWAWLAFFASFAVKMPMWPVHTWLPDAHVEAPTAGSVVLAAILLKMGGYGFLRFSLPMFPLASHDFAPLVWTLSAIAIIYTSLVALMQEDMKKLIAYSSVAHMGFVTMGIFAGTMQGVAGGVFQMISHGIVSGALFLCVGVIYDRMHTREIAAYGGLVNRMPLYAFTFLLFTMANVGLPGTSGFVGEFLTLLGTFKVSVPTAIFATTGVILSAGYALWLYRKIVFGELTKSSLASIKDMTGREIAIFVPFIVLTILFGVYPKPVLDMSAASIHQLVENYGAAVHAVKAAALF
- the nuoN gene encoding NADH-quinone oxidoreductase subunit NuoN: MNVNVADYSLLPVLPEIVLALGAMALLMLGAYRGERTVRIVTILAVVLLAVVLVLELCLPAGRLTTFGGSFVVDDYARFLKTVMLIASAVTLVISRGFLANQARIFEYSILVLLSSVGMMVLISATDLITLYLGYELMSLALYVVAASHRDNLKSTEAGLKYFVLGALSSGMMLYGASLIYGFTGTVEFAGIAAAAKTGSIGVIFGIVFLLVGLCFKISIVPFHMWTPDVYEGAPTPVTAFFASAPKVAALAVLVRVLLTAFPNVTHDWQQIVTFVSIASMALGSFAAIGQKNIKRLMAYSSIGHMGFALVGLAAGTAQGAQGVLIYVAIYVAMTFGSFSFILCLKRNGQPFEQISDFAGLSRTNPYLAFMFAMLLFSLAGIPPLAGFFAKFYVFLAAIQAGLYPLAVIGVLCSVVGAFYYLAIIKTMYFDEAKGAVDPMAGELRTVLTLAGIFNLLYFAYPGPLVSAATAAAKSLF